The Candidatus Stygibacter australis nucleotide sequence GGAATTTTCATAAACCTAATTGTAATGAAATAATACTATAATCGAGAAATAATGAAATTTAGATTTGGTCTCAGGACTATAGTTATCCTATTATATCTTGCATTATTTACGGCAGGATTGCTCTTGATCTATCAGTATCAGGAAGTGAAAAGAAAGGAGCTTTCAGAAGAAATATCCAGTTTACAGTTACAGGAATTTATGGGTAATCTTGCTCAGGAGCAACCGGAATATTCTGATGAAGCGAGGAATATTCTTTGTCAACTAAACGAGATAAAAGCCACTATAGAGATCGGTAACAGGCAGACAGCAGTATATTCTGCCTTTTACCTGATCCTTGTATTACTTTCATCACTAACTTTATTCCTGTGGGCTATCTATTCCTTAACCAGTCCTCTGGCAAAATTCAGTGAAGCAGCCAAAGAGATATCCAAAGGTAATTTTGATATTCAATTAAAAGAAAGCGGTACCTGGGAGCTTAAAGAAGCTCAAAGCTCGTTCAATATGATGTCCGTGCAATTGCAAAAGACGCAAAAGCAATTACTGGAAGCTGAAAAACTATCGATCTGGAAACAATTTTCCAGAATGCTGGCACATGAGATAAAAAACCCTTTAACACCAATTCGGCTTTCGCTGGAAAGATTAATCGAAAAGAAAGGAAGTGAGAAATTTGATCAGGTATTTGACCGGTCAGTATCAATAATTACTCAAGAAGTAGGACATCTGCAAAATCTGGCGACTAATTTTTCTAATTTTGCTAAAGATGTACCGGTAAATCAACAACAATTTAAAATATTAGAACAGATAAAGGGAATAACCAGGTCTTATGAAGACAGAGTAAAAATAAATATTGAAGGAGAAGATTTTATAATAGAATTTGATATGATGCATTTTTATCAGATATTAACCAATGTAATACAAAATGCTATCGATGCAGCAGGCCATGATGAGATACTGGAATTGAAACTTGATAGTACTAAAAGAATTCTGGAGATCAGGGATCATGGACCAGGTATTGAAGCAGAAGATGTTGAAAAGATATTTGAGCCATATTTTACAAAGAAAAAGAAAGGAATTGGTCTGGGACTGGCACTGGTAAAAAAACTTACTAATATTAATCATGCTGAGATCAGTGTTATATCTAAAATAGAAGAAGGCAGCAGTTTTATTATACAATTTGCTGAACAAAGCAGCATAAGTGGAGGAAGCAATGAAAATAATGGTAATTGATGACGAGTATAATATTTGTATGAGTTTGAAGGACATTCTGGAAGATGATGGTTATCAGGTGGACACCTGTATGGAATCAAAGAAAGCCCTGGCAGAAGTAAAACGCTTTCGACCAGCATTGATCCTGCTTGATGTAAGGTTAGATTATTTTAATGGACTTGATCTATTAAAACAATTTAAAGAAGAATTACCGAATATTCAGGTTATCATGATATCTGGTCACAGTGGAATTCAGGAAGCAGTTACAGCTATCCAGTATGGTGCACTTGACTTTCTGGAGAAACCGCTTTCACTGCATAAAGTGCGAATTGCAGTACAGAATGCCATTAAGCTATTGAAAGTGAACCAAAGCTATAACAGGCTAAAGGAACAAGTAGATAAGAAATATGAGATCATTGGTAATAGTTTTGTTATCAATCAGGTACGCAAACTGATCAGCCGTGTGGCTCCTACAGAGGCAAAAGTATTGATCCGGGGCGAAAGTGGAACTGGAAAGGAATTGATAGCCTATGGTATTCATAACGAGAGTAGTCGCAAGCTGGGACCCTTTATAAAGTTTAATTCAGCCGCCATACCCAATGAACTTATTGAATCAGAATTATTTGGTTATGAGAAAGGAGCATTTACAGGTGCAAATAAATCTAAGCCCGGAAAAGTGGAGGAAGCCGATGGAGGGACATTATTCTTTGATGAAATTGGAGATATGAACCTAAAGGCTCAGGCAAAGGTATTGAGATTGATCCAGGAAGGCGAATTTGAAAGACTGGGAGATAATAAGGTACGCAAAATAGATATCAGAATATTGGCAGCTACGCATCGGAATCTGGAAGAGATGGTGAAAACCGGAGAATTCAGAGAAGACCTTTATTACAGGTTGAATGTGCTGCCTATGGAGTCTCCCTCACTTCGTGACCGTCCAGAAGATATTCCCTTACTACTCGACCATTTTTCCGTCCAGATAGCTCAGGAACAGGGAGTAACAAAAAAAACTTTTTCCAGTGATGCTCAAATAAATATTGCCGGCAAATCATTTCCTGGAAACGTGAGGCAATTACGCAATCTGGTAGAGAGATTATATGTGATGGTTGATAATGAGCAGATCACTAATGATGATCTTGATCTTATCCTGCAAAGAAAAGAAGAAACTGATTTCTGGAATGAGACAGTGGATTTTAAAGAGAAGAAAAGACAATTTGAAATGAGATATTTGACTAATCAGATCAGATTACATAATAGCAATCTATCACAAACAGCCAGAGCATTAGGGCTGCAGGTGAGCAATCTTTCCAGAAAGATCAAAGATCTGAATCTGGAAGTAAATTAAGGAGAATAATAATGAAAGGAAAATGGTTTGGTTTTGGATGCTTGACATCCATACTACTACTACTGGCAATAATATTTGTTTCATTTTACAGTGTAAACAGCTATTTTAGTAAATATAAAGGAGATAAGAAGAAAGTCGCTGATTCAACCTGGTTGATTTTGAACCTTGAAAAGGAAGTGAAAGAATTCAGTGAATTATCCGAGGATATCTGGGGAAATGAAAATAATTCTGTCCATAATTATATTCAAGTAATTGACCGGGCAGCAGAAGATAACCGGATAGCTGGAATAATTCTTTGTCCTCAATATTTCTCAGCTGGATATTCTACTCTGGATCAGTTGATGAATTCTCTGCAAAACTTTAAAGCCAGTGGAAAACCAGTTTATGCCTATATAAATTCCATAACCAACAGAGGATATTATATCGCTTCAATAGCCGATAAAGTGTACCTTAATCCCTCAGCCTCAGCAGGGATACTTCTAACGGGTATTGGTGGTCATATCCTTTATTATGAGCAGATGCTGGATAAACTGGGAATTGAGATGCAAGTGATACACGCCGGAAAATATAAAGCAGCTGGAGAACAATTTGTACGTAATGAGATGTCACCAGAATTCAGAGAAAATCTGACCAGTTTATATAGTGATATGTATCAGCAAATGCTTCAAACGATAGCAGATAACCGCGGAATTGAGGTTTTGGATTTACGCAACCTGTATGAAGAGCGTGATAATATCTGGATTAATGGACAATATAGTTTAAAATCAGGATTAGTTGATGAACTTGTGCAATATCAGGATTTTCTTGATATGTATAATATTGAAAAAACAAATAAAATGGATATCATTGATTACCCTGTGCCTCCACGGATTGTACCTGATAATAAAATTGCTGTTTTATATGCTCAGGGCAATATCACAACTCAAGCAGGTCCTGCAATTGATATGATCACTTCTGCAAAATTATTTAAGGAAATAGACCAGATAGAGAAAAATCCAAAAGTAAAGGGGATTGTCCTGAGGATCAACAGTCCTGGAGGAAGTGCCCTGGAATCTGATATTATCTTGAATAAGCTGCTGAAAGTTCAAAGAACAAAACCAATTGTCGTCTCAATGGGAGATGTAGCTGCTTCAGGCGGATATTACATTGCATGTAGTGCTGATTATATTTATGCTGATCCAATGACAATTACCGGTTCAATAGGAGTTGTATCTATCTTTCCTAACCTGAATAAAATGGGAGATAGTATTGGAGTTAATTCCAATAGCGTGAGATATGGAAAATATTCTGATCTTCTTAATGTCTGGGAGAAACCTAATGCTGCTGAATTATCAGCAATGCAATCATCAATGATGGGGATTTATGACGAATTTAAAACCCATGTAGCTAATGGGAGGGATATGACACTTAATCAAGTGGAAAGCATTGCCCAGGGTAGAGTTTGGAGCAGTAAGCAGGCAAAAGATAATGGTTTGATAGATGATATTGGTAATCTAAATGATGCCGTTGATAAAGCAGCAGAAATTGCCGGTATTTCTTCATTTGCTATTGAATATTATCCCAAACAGAAATCTTTAATGGACTTATTATTGAAGGAATATTTTGATATTGATATGGCAGTGCAAGTTCTTTCCGGCAAAATAGAATACCTTGATATAATGAAAGAATTAGAATACTTGAAATCTATTAAGGCTGATCCCAGACAAACTTATTGTCCAGTGATCGTTGATTAATTTAACCTAATATTGATGATAAAGAAAAAGGCGTCTTTAGATTAAGACGCCTTTCGTTATTTTATTTAAGAATATTTAGTGGCACCCCATAGGGGAATCGAACCCCTGTTTCAGGACTGAGAATCCCGCGTCCTTGGCCACTAGACGAATGGGGCTTCAATAAAACTGAAACATGATTTTTTACCTTTAATATCCGTCAAGCAATTAATTACAGGAGGCGGTAGAATTGATCCAGGTTCTGAGAGAATTTCAACTAATTAATATATTTAGCATAAGTAAATAACTTATACGAACAATTTTCATCAGAGAAATAAATGATGTCCTTATATTTTGAACCATTATTATAATTTAAGGTAATTGCATTGTATTATACAGAGAATTTAATTCATTCAAATATAGGCGAATTAATCTAAAATGAATGACATTCAAAATCTGAATAGTTACTATAGATGAAATAAGAGAAAGAAGTCGTTAAAAATTGAATATATTTTAAAAAAAAGTTAAATTTATATTGACAACAGTCAGCACAATTGTTTTCTTTAATTCGCCGGATTTAAAATAAGTTTAAAGGAGTTGAAAGTTGCAATTAAAAAGGAAGTATGAGAATCAAACGCGCGCGACTATAGTCAAGTGCGCAGCAAGACTTTTTGCCGATAACGGGTTTCATGGGACAGGAGTCCGTGAAATTGTCGATAAGGCAGGAGTTGCCCTGAATTCCGTAAATTACTACTTTGGTAGTAAGGACAACCTGTTTTTAGAAACAATTAAATTTGTACTGAAGGAAAAAGTTCAGTTTGATTTATTGTTTTTGCAGGAAGACGAAGTAATACCCGAGAAACCTCAGGCATTATCAAATTTCATAAAAGTTAAGATCATGGGAATTTTTGATATTTTCTATGGTACTAATCGTCGTTACTGGTATGCAGATCTTATTCAGCGAGCTTTCCAGGAAGAAGTTCCTGGATCACTTGAAGTGGCAATGACATATATCAGTATCGTATTTGACAGATTTGGTGAGATTTATCCTGTAGCAAAAGGTAAAATGGATGCAGTGGCATATTACAACTGGATGACCAGATTATGGTTCAGTATTATGGGATTTTCAATGTGGCGTCAGACTTTTGGTAGAGAACTTGATTTTGTAGGTTTCGCTGAAAACTCTGATAGAGATGGTTACATAGCTGATTATTCTAAGACGGTAGCAGTGAATGCAATTAAAGAATTAGGATTACCTGCACCAAAATAAGTTTCAGTATAAATGGCTGAAAAAATTAAAATTCGGATTGGAATGACGAATATTTATCTACTCCAATCCGAATTTTCTTTTTATGTACTTCTAGACACTTCAATTTCCACTGGAAGAGACAAATTTATAAGGCAGTTATCCCGTAATGGTATCTCACCCAGTCAAATAAAGATCATTATAATCACCCATGCGCATCCCGATCACATCGGCTGTCTGTCTGCCATCAAAGAATTGACTGGTGCTAAAGTAATTGCTCATAAAGAGGCTGCAGCTTATATCGAAAGTGGATATTCACCTCTACCTGTATTTTCCAGTTCTATTCTAAACAATATTGCTAAAAAAGTGCAATCTCGATATCCGGAATCATCTAAAGTTGAACCCACCAAAGTTGATATTGTAATTGATAGGGATTATGATTTAAAAGAATGGGGCATTCAAGGAAAAGTGATACTAACTCCCGGACATACTATGGGTTCAGTTTCAGTGATTCTGGAAAATGGCGAATCATTTGTAGGAGATACACTTTTCAATATCAGCCCCTTTACCATTATGCCCCCGATAGTAGAGGATAGATCAAAGCTGGAAAATAGCTGGCAAAGGCTAATTAAAAGAGACTCAGAATACTATTTTCCAGGTCATGGGAACAGGATTCCTCGTAAGAGATTTTTAAGAGCTTTAAAAAGAGCCTCAAAATGAGGCTCTTTCTTTAATAAATTATTTCTTCAAATACTCAATTAACCCAGAACTGAATATTTCCATTGCTATTTTAAGATCTGATTTATTGAGAATATAGGCAATCCTTACCTCATCTTTCCCTAAACCCGGAGACGCATAAAATCCTGCAGCAGGAGCCACCATAACTGTTTCATTGTTAAGAGAATAATCTGTTAGTAACCATTTTACAAAGTGTTCGGCATCATCTATAGGTAATTTGACAATAATATAAAATGCCCCTTTGGGTTTCACGCAAATTACATCATCAATTTTGGATAAAGCATCAAAAACAAGGTCACGCCTTGCCTGATATTCCGATATGATACCAGCAAAATATTCTTCCTGCAGGTCGATGCAGGCATTTGCTGCATATTGTTCAATAGTGGGAGGGCACAGTCTTGCCTGAGCAAATTTAATTAAAGCTTGAAGGAGAATCTGGTTATGAGTAATTATGCATCCAATTCTGGCACCACAGGCACTGTAACGTTTTGATATGGAATCTACGACTATAGCTCTATCACTGATTTCCGGTATAGTTAAAATGCTGGTATGTGATTCTCCATCATAGACAAATTCCCGATAAACCTCGTCTGAGATCAGAAAGAGATCATACTTGATAGCAAGTTGAGCAAGGCTAAGGAGTTCATCGCGAGTATAAACAGCTCCAGTTGGATTCCCCGGATTACAGATCATGACCGCCCTGGTATTATCATTTATAAGCTTTTCGATCTGAGAAACATCTGGGAGAGCAAATCCATTCTCAGCTTTGGTTGTCAGCGGGGCGATGTTTACTCCTGCCCAGGTAGCAAAGCCATTATAATTAGTATAAAATGGCTCAGGAATTATGATCTCGTCACCGTGATTGCAAACAGCCAGCATAGCAAAGAAGCATGCTTCTGAGCCTGCTGTAGTGATTATGATCTCATCTTCATTAAGCTGAATGCCATATCGCGAGTAGTATTTTACGAGATTTTGACGATAAAATTTCAAACCTTGGGAAGGGCCATAAGCCAGTATTTTTTGATCGAATTCCCGATAAACATTCATCATTTCCTGGGGAGTTTCAATATCGGGTTGCCCAATATTAAGGTGATAAACATGTTTTCCAGCAGCTTTGGCAGCATTGGACAAAGGTACCAGCTTTCTAATTGGTGATGCCTGAATATTCAAAGCTCTGTTTGATAATTGCATACCTTACCTCACTAATATATTTTTTCACATCCCCAGAAATATAGTAATTTTTGTCAAAGAATTTCAATTAAATGTTAATTAATGATCTATAAGTTGTTTTTCCAGTGCTATCATTCTTTTCTCCATCAAGACAATAGACTCATCAATATCAGCATCTTTTGCAATATATTGAGGTGCATCATATATCACCTCTATCCGGCTGAAAGGCAAAGGCAATCTAAAGCGATCCCAGGAATTGAATACTATCTCATGTCCTACTCTCGCAGAAATCAAGACAATAGGCAAACCGGTCAATTTTGCCAGATAAACCATTCCTTCTTTGATCTTACAGGCAGGTCCTTTAGGCCCATCTGGAGTAAATGCTAAAGAATATTTCCTTGATTGAGCGATCATGTTACGAAGAGCACTGCTGCCACCCCGTGAAGTTGAACCACGAGCTGTGAGGTAACCCAACTTTTCACAGACATCGGCAATCAAATCACCATCCTGTGATTTAGAGATGATAACTACATAATTTTTATTTCTGTGCAAATACATCAAGGGAAGTATATTTCGATGCCAGAAAGCAAAGATAGCCTTTTCAGTGGGAAGGGAATTCAGCCGACGACACCTCCAGGAAATGCTCAGAAGCTTCACGATTCCTAATCCCAGATT carries:
- a CDS encoding TetR/AcrR family transcriptional regulator; amino-acid sequence: MQLKRKYENQTRATIVKCAARLFADNGFHGTGVREIVDKAGVALNSVNYYFGSKDNLFLETIKFVLKEKVQFDLLFLQEDEVIPEKPQALSNFIKVKIMGIFDIFYGTNRRYWYADLIQRAFQEEVPGSLEVAMTYISIVFDRFGEIYPVAKGKMDAVAYYNWMTRLWFSIMGFSMWRQTFGRELDFVGFAENSDRDGYIADYSKTVAVNAIKELGLPAPK
- the sppA gene encoding signal peptide peptidase SppA; amino-acid sequence: MKGKWFGFGCLTSILLLLAIIFVSFYSVNSYFSKYKGDKKKVADSTWLILNLEKEVKEFSELSEDIWGNENNSVHNYIQVIDRAAEDNRIAGIILCPQYFSAGYSTLDQLMNSLQNFKASGKPVYAYINSITNRGYYIASIADKVYLNPSASAGILLTGIGGHILYYEQMLDKLGIEMQVIHAGKYKAAGEQFVRNEMSPEFRENLTSLYSDMYQQMLQTIADNRGIEVLDLRNLYEERDNIWINGQYSLKSGLVDELVQYQDFLDMYNIEKTNKMDIIDYPVPPRIVPDNKIAVLYAQGNITTQAGPAIDMITSAKLFKEIDQIEKNPKVKGIVLRINSPGGSALESDIILNKLLKVQRTKPIVVSMGDVAASGGYYIACSADYIYADPMTITGSIGVVSIFPNLNKMGDSIGVNSNSVRYGKYSDLLNVWEKPNAAELSAMQSSMMGIYDEFKTHVANGRDMTLNQVESIAQGRVWSSKQAKDNGLIDDIGNLNDAVDKAAEIAGISSFAIEYYPKQKSLMDLLLKEYFDIDMAVQVLSGKIEYLDIMKELEYLKSIKADPRQTYCPVIVD
- a CDS encoding ATP-binding protein, producing the protein MKFRFGLRTIVILLYLALFTAGLLLIYQYQEVKRKELSEEISSLQLQEFMGNLAQEQPEYSDEARNILCQLNEIKATIEIGNRQTAVYSAFYLILVLLSSLTLFLWAIYSLTSPLAKFSEAAKEISKGNFDIQLKESGTWELKEAQSSFNMMSVQLQKTQKQLLEAEKLSIWKQFSRMLAHEIKNPLTPIRLSLERLIEKKGSEKFDQVFDRSVSIITQEVGHLQNLATNFSNFAKDVPVNQQQFKILEQIKGITRSYEDRVKINIEGEDFIIEFDMMHFYQILTNVIQNAIDAAGHDEILELKLDSTKRILEIRDHGPGIEAEDVEKIFEPYFTKKKKGIGLGLALVKKLTNINHAEISVISKIEEGSSFIIQFAEQSSISGGSNENNGN
- a CDS encoding sigma-54 dependent transcriptional regulator, giving the protein MKIMVIDDEYNICMSLKDILEDDGYQVDTCMESKKALAEVKRFRPALILLDVRLDYFNGLDLLKQFKEELPNIQVIMISGHSGIQEAVTAIQYGALDFLEKPLSLHKVRIAVQNAIKLLKVNQSYNRLKEQVDKKYEIIGNSFVINQVRKLISRVAPTEAKVLIRGESGTGKELIAYGIHNESSRKLGPFIKFNSAAIPNELIESELFGYEKGAFTGANKSKPGKVEEADGGTLFFDEIGDMNLKAQAKVLRLIQEGEFERLGDNKVRKIDIRILAATHRNLEEMVKTGEFREDLYYRLNVLPMESPSLRDRPEDIPLLLDHFSVQIAQEQGVTKKTFSSDAQINIAGKSFPGNVRQLRNLVERLYVMVDNEQITNDDLDLILQRKEETDFWNETVDFKEKKRQFEMRYLTNQIRLHNSNLSQTARALGLQVSNLSRKIKDLNLEVN
- a CDS encoding MBL fold metallo-hydrolase is translated as MTNIYLLQSEFSFYVLLDTSISTGRDKFIRQLSRNGISPSQIKIIIITHAHPDHIGCLSAIKELTGAKVIAHKEAAAYIESGYSPLPVFSSSILNNIAKKVQSRYPESSKVEPTKVDIVIDRDYDLKEWGIQGKVILTPGHTMGSVSVILENGESFVGDTLFNISPFTIMPPIVEDRSKLENSWQRLIKRDSEYYFPGHGNRIPRKRFLRALKRASK
- a CDS encoding pyridoxal phosphate-dependent aminotransferase; this translates as MQLSNRALNIQASPIRKLVPLSNAAKAAGKHVYHLNIGQPDIETPQEMMNVYREFDQKILAYGPSQGLKFYRQNLVKYYSRYGIQLNEDEIIITTAGSEACFFAMLAVCNHGDEIIIPEPFYTNYNGFATWAGVNIAPLTTKAENGFALPDVSQIEKLINDNTRAVMICNPGNPTGAVYTRDELLSLAQLAIKYDLFLISDEVYREFVYDGESHTSILTIPEISDRAIVVDSISKRYSACGARIGCIITHNQILLQALIKFAQARLCPPTIEQYAANACIDLQEEYFAGIISEYQARRDLVFDALSKIDDVICVKPKGAFYIIVKLPIDDAEHFVKWLLTDYSLNNETVMVAPAAGFYASPGLGKDEVRIAYILNKSDLKIAMEIFSSGLIEYLKK
- a CDS encoding lysophospholipid acyltransferase family protein produces the protein MAKRKFSPLLVWLITNLGLGIVKLLSISWRCRRLNSLPTEKAIFAFWHRNILPLMYLHRNKNYVVIISKSQDGDLIADVCEKLGYLTARGSTSRGGSSALRNMIAQSRKYSLAFTPDGPKGPACKIKEGMVYLAKLTGLPIVLISARVGHEIVFNSWDRFRLPLPFSRIEVIYDAPQYIAKDADIDESIVLMEKRMIALEKQLIDH